In a genomic window of Festucalex cinctus isolate MCC-2025b chromosome 11, RoL_Fcin_1.0, whole genome shotgun sequence:
- the hao2 gene encoding 2-Hydroxyacid oxidase 2 isoform X1: MVAVLLTKLTFDLSSLRHLGRFWRCTYDFQGVTLSELLVFNKTTAVWERAADTVVIHLLSTNSYSAVHSWCFLVQKKSWSKHRHGGVVFSCQKRDGGGEELPTVMKRVTERGHEEGACPLTRPRHMRAEALKAADSTTVEGYDSVRWVEVVLRERMSICNREGGQCAEMAMVCLTDFEEYAKEHLSKATWDYYAAGADECCTRDDNLLAYKRIRLRPRILRDVSVSDTRTTVQGAEISFPVGIAPTAFHCLAWHEGEMATARATEALNTCYITSTYSTCSVEEIVAAAPNGYRWFQLYVYRDRKLSEQIVHRVESLGFKALVLTVDVPYTGKRRNDIRNQFKLPPHLKVKNFDGVFQVNEAAGPEEYGIPANTLDPSISWKDVYWLQSITRLPIIIKGILTKEDAELAVEHGVQGIIVSNHGGRQLDGGPASIDALSEIVDTVQGRIEVYLDGGIRTGSDVLKALALGAKCVFIGRPAVWGLAYKGEEGVREVLQILNDEFRLSMALSGCRNVAEINRNLIQFSKL; this comes from the exons ATGGTTGCCGTCCTTTTGACGAAACTGACGTTCGATTTGTCCAG tTTGCGCCATCTCGGGCGATTTTGGCGATGCACATACGATTTCCAAGGCGTTACTTTGTCCGAACTCCT TGTGTTTAATAAAACAACAGCTGTCTGGGAGAGAGCAGCAGACACCGTCGTCATTCACCTCCTTTCTACCAACTCGTACAG TGCAGTCCACTCTTGGTGCTTTctagtccaaaaaaaaagttggtccaAGCACCGCCATGGGGGGGTGGTGTTCAGCTGCCAAAAGAGAGATGGAGGGGGGGAGGAGCTTCCCACTGTGATGAAGCGGGTGACCGAGAGGGGCCATGAGGAGGGGGCCTGCCCTCTGACACGACCTCGTCACATGAGAGCGGAAGCGCTGAAGGCCGCTGACAGCACAACAGTTGAAG GTTATGACTCTGTCAGGTGGGTTGAAGTTGTGCTGAGAGAGAGAATGAGCATTTGTAACCG AGAGGGAGGTCAGTGTGCGGAGATGGCCATGGTTTGCCTGACAGACTTTGAGGAGTATGCCAAGGAGCACCTGTCCAAGGCCACATGGGACTACTACGCCGCCGGAGCAGATGAGTGCTGTACCCGAGATGACAACCTGCTGGCCTACAAGCG GATCCGTTTGAGACCTCGCATTCTGCGCGACGTGTCCGTGAGTGACACCCGGACTACGGTGCAGGGCGCGGAGATCAGCTTCCCGGTTGGCATTGCACCAACCGCCTTCCACTGTCTGGCGTGGCACGAGGGCGAGATGGCCACAGCAAGAG CAACTGAGGCGCTCAACACGTGTTACATCACCAGCACCTACTCCACCTGCTCGGTGGAGGAGATTGTGGCGGCGGCGCCCAACGGCTACCGCTGGTTCCAGCTCTACGTGTACCGGGACCGCAAGCTGTCCGAGCAGATTGTGCACCGCGTGGAGTCGCTGGGCTTCAAGGCCCTGGTGCTCACCGTCGACGTGCCGTACACGGGCAAGCGGCGCAACGACATCCGCAACCAGTTCAAGCTGCCGCCGCATCTCAAGGTCAAGAACTTTGACGGAGTCTTTCAGGTAAAT GAGGCAGCAGGGCCGGAGGAGTACGGGATCCCGGCCAACACGTTGGACCCGTCTATTAGCTGGAAGGACGTCTACTGGCTGCAGTCCATCACGAGGCTGCCAATCATCATCAAGGGCATCCTGACCAAGGAGGACGCCGAGCTGGCGGTGGAGCACGGCGTCCAGGGCATCATCGTGTCCAACCACGGTGGGAGGCAGCTGGACGGCGGCCCAGCCTCG ATTGACGCCCTGTCTGAGATCGTGGACACGGTGCAGGGCCGCATCGAGGTCTACCTGGACGGGGGCATCCGGACGGGCAGCGATGTACTGAAAGCATTGGCCTTGGGGGCCAAGTGTGTGTTCATCGGCCGCCCGGCAGTGTGGGGCCTCGCATACAAG GGGGAGGAGGGAGTGAGGGAGGTGTTGCAGATTCTAAACGACGAGTTCCGCCTGTCCATGGCTTTATCGG GTTGCCGGAATGTGGCGGAAATCAACAGGAACCTCATCCAGTTTTCCAAACTGTGA
- the hao2 gene encoding 2-Hydroxyacid oxidase 2 isoform X3 — protein METAKSGKGSLRPKYTPLDVLMHTQTCSGAVHSWCFLVQKKSWSKHRHGGVVFSCQKRDGGGEELPTVMKRVTERGHEEGACPLTRPRHMRAEALKAADSTTVEGYDSVRWVEVVLRERMSICNREGGQCAEMAMVCLTDFEEYAKEHLSKATWDYYAAGADECCTRDDNLLAYKRIRLRPRILRDVSVSDTRTTVQGAEISFPVGIAPTAFHCLAWHEGEMATARATEALNTCYITSTYSTCSVEEIVAAAPNGYRWFQLYVYRDRKLSEQIVHRVESLGFKALVLTVDVPYTGKRRNDIRNQFKLPPHLKVKNFDGVFQVNEAAGPEEYGIPANTLDPSISWKDVYWLQSITRLPIIIKGILTKEDAELAVEHGVQGIIVSNHGGRQLDGGPASIDALSEIVDTVQGRIEVYLDGGIRTGSDVLKALALGAKCVFIGRPAVWGLAYKGEEGVREVLQILNDEFRLSMALSGCRNVAEINRNLIQFSKL, from the exons ATGGAGACTGCAAAGTCAGGCAAAGGGTCCCTAAGGCCAAAATACACCCCATTGGATGTACTCATGCACACACAGACATGCAGTGG TGCAGTCCACTCTTGGTGCTTTctagtccaaaaaaaaagttggtccaAGCACCGCCATGGGGGGGTGGTGTTCAGCTGCCAAAAGAGAGATGGAGGGGGGGAGGAGCTTCCCACTGTGATGAAGCGGGTGACCGAGAGGGGCCATGAGGAGGGGGCCTGCCCTCTGACACGACCTCGTCACATGAGAGCGGAAGCGCTGAAGGCCGCTGACAGCACAACAGTTGAAG GTTATGACTCTGTCAGGTGGGTTGAAGTTGTGCTGAGAGAGAGAATGAGCATTTGTAACCG AGAGGGAGGTCAGTGTGCGGAGATGGCCATGGTTTGCCTGACAGACTTTGAGGAGTATGCCAAGGAGCACCTGTCCAAGGCCACATGGGACTACTACGCCGCCGGAGCAGATGAGTGCTGTACCCGAGATGACAACCTGCTGGCCTACAAGCG GATCCGTTTGAGACCTCGCATTCTGCGCGACGTGTCCGTGAGTGACACCCGGACTACGGTGCAGGGCGCGGAGATCAGCTTCCCGGTTGGCATTGCACCAACCGCCTTCCACTGTCTGGCGTGGCACGAGGGCGAGATGGCCACAGCAAGAG CAACTGAGGCGCTCAACACGTGTTACATCACCAGCACCTACTCCACCTGCTCGGTGGAGGAGATTGTGGCGGCGGCGCCCAACGGCTACCGCTGGTTCCAGCTCTACGTGTACCGGGACCGCAAGCTGTCCGAGCAGATTGTGCACCGCGTGGAGTCGCTGGGCTTCAAGGCCCTGGTGCTCACCGTCGACGTGCCGTACACGGGCAAGCGGCGCAACGACATCCGCAACCAGTTCAAGCTGCCGCCGCATCTCAAGGTCAAGAACTTTGACGGAGTCTTTCAGGTAAAT GAGGCAGCAGGGCCGGAGGAGTACGGGATCCCGGCCAACACGTTGGACCCGTCTATTAGCTGGAAGGACGTCTACTGGCTGCAGTCCATCACGAGGCTGCCAATCATCATCAAGGGCATCCTGACCAAGGAGGACGCCGAGCTGGCGGTGGAGCACGGCGTCCAGGGCATCATCGTGTCCAACCACGGTGGGAGGCAGCTGGACGGCGGCCCAGCCTCG ATTGACGCCCTGTCTGAGATCGTGGACACGGTGCAGGGCCGCATCGAGGTCTACCTGGACGGGGGCATCCGGACGGGCAGCGATGTACTGAAAGCATTGGCCTTGGGGGCCAAGTGTGTGTTCATCGGCCGCCCGGCAGTGTGGGGCCTCGCATACAAG GGGGAGGAGGGAGTGAGGGAGGTGTTGCAGATTCTAAACGACGAGTTCCGCCTGTCCATGGCTTTATCGG GTTGCCGGAATGTGGCGGAAATCAACAGGAACCTCATCCAGTTTTCCAAACTGTGA
- the hao2 gene encoding 2-Hydroxyacid oxidase 2 isoform X5: MAMVCLTDFEEYAKEHLSKATWDYYAAGADECCTRDDNLLAYKRIRLRPRILRDVSVSDTRTTVQGAEISFPVGIAPTAFHCLAWHEGEMATARATEALNTCYITSTYSTCSVEEIVAAAPNGYRWFQLYVYRDRKLSEQIVHRVESLGFKALVLTVDVPYTGKRRNDIRNQFKLPPHLKVKNFDGVFQVNEAAGPEEYGIPANTLDPSISWKDVYWLQSITRLPIIIKGILTKEDAELAVEHGVQGIIVSNHGGRQLDGGPASIDALSEIVDTVQGRIEVYLDGGIRTGSDVLKALALGAKCVFIGRPAVWGLAYKGEEGVREVLQILNDEFRLSMALSGCRNVAEINRNLIQFSKL; encoded by the exons ATGGCCATGGTTTGCCTGACAGACTTTGAGGAGTATGCCAAGGAGCACCTGTCCAAGGCCACATGGGACTACTACGCCGCCGGAGCAGATGAGTGCTGTACCCGAGATGACAACCTGCTGGCCTACAAGCG GATCCGTTTGAGACCTCGCATTCTGCGCGACGTGTCCGTGAGTGACACCCGGACTACGGTGCAGGGCGCGGAGATCAGCTTCCCGGTTGGCATTGCACCAACCGCCTTCCACTGTCTGGCGTGGCACGAGGGCGAGATGGCCACAGCAAGAG CAACTGAGGCGCTCAACACGTGTTACATCACCAGCACCTACTCCACCTGCTCGGTGGAGGAGATTGTGGCGGCGGCGCCCAACGGCTACCGCTGGTTCCAGCTCTACGTGTACCGGGACCGCAAGCTGTCCGAGCAGATTGTGCACCGCGTGGAGTCGCTGGGCTTCAAGGCCCTGGTGCTCACCGTCGACGTGCCGTACACGGGCAAGCGGCGCAACGACATCCGCAACCAGTTCAAGCTGCCGCCGCATCTCAAGGTCAAGAACTTTGACGGAGTCTTTCAGGTAAAT GAGGCAGCAGGGCCGGAGGAGTACGGGATCCCGGCCAACACGTTGGACCCGTCTATTAGCTGGAAGGACGTCTACTGGCTGCAGTCCATCACGAGGCTGCCAATCATCATCAAGGGCATCCTGACCAAGGAGGACGCCGAGCTGGCGGTGGAGCACGGCGTCCAGGGCATCATCGTGTCCAACCACGGTGGGAGGCAGCTGGACGGCGGCCCAGCCTCG ATTGACGCCCTGTCTGAGATCGTGGACACGGTGCAGGGCCGCATCGAGGTCTACCTGGACGGGGGCATCCGGACGGGCAGCGATGTACTGAAAGCATTGGCCTTGGGGGCCAAGTGTGTGTTCATCGGCCGCCCGGCAGTGTGGGGCCTCGCATACAAG GGGGAGGAGGGAGTGAGGGAGGTGTTGCAGATTCTAAACGACGAGTTCCGCCTGTCCATGGCTTTATCGG GTTGCCGGAATGTGGCGGAAATCAACAGGAACCTCATCCAGTTTTCCAAACTGTGA
- the hao2 gene encoding 2-Hydroxyacid oxidase 2 isoform X4 — MKRVTERGHEEGACPLTRPRHMRAEALKAADSTTVEGYDSVRWVEVVLRERMSICNREGGQCAEMAMVCLTDFEEYAKEHLSKATWDYYAAGADECCTRDDNLLAYKRIRLRPRILRDVSVSDTRTTVQGAEISFPVGIAPTAFHCLAWHEGEMATARATEALNTCYITSTYSTCSVEEIVAAAPNGYRWFQLYVYRDRKLSEQIVHRVESLGFKALVLTVDVPYTGKRRNDIRNQFKLPPHLKVKNFDGVFQVNEAAGPEEYGIPANTLDPSISWKDVYWLQSITRLPIIIKGILTKEDAELAVEHGVQGIIVSNHGGRQLDGGPASIDALSEIVDTVQGRIEVYLDGGIRTGSDVLKALALGAKCVFIGRPAVWGLAYKGEEGVREVLQILNDEFRLSMALSGCRNVAEINRNLIQFSKL; from the exons ATGAAGCGGGTGACCGAGAGGGGCCATGAGGAGGGGGCCTGCCCTCTGACACGACCTCGTCACATGAGAGCGGAAGCGCTGAAGGCCGCTGACAGCACAACAGTTGAAG GTTATGACTCTGTCAGGTGGGTTGAAGTTGTGCTGAGAGAGAGAATGAGCATTTGTAACCG AGAGGGAGGTCAGTGTGCGGAGATGGCCATGGTTTGCCTGACAGACTTTGAGGAGTATGCCAAGGAGCACCTGTCCAAGGCCACATGGGACTACTACGCCGCCGGAGCAGATGAGTGCTGTACCCGAGATGACAACCTGCTGGCCTACAAGCG GATCCGTTTGAGACCTCGCATTCTGCGCGACGTGTCCGTGAGTGACACCCGGACTACGGTGCAGGGCGCGGAGATCAGCTTCCCGGTTGGCATTGCACCAACCGCCTTCCACTGTCTGGCGTGGCACGAGGGCGAGATGGCCACAGCAAGAG CAACTGAGGCGCTCAACACGTGTTACATCACCAGCACCTACTCCACCTGCTCGGTGGAGGAGATTGTGGCGGCGGCGCCCAACGGCTACCGCTGGTTCCAGCTCTACGTGTACCGGGACCGCAAGCTGTCCGAGCAGATTGTGCACCGCGTGGAGTCGCTGGGCTTCAAGGCCCTGGTGCTCACCGTCGACGTGCCGTACACGGGCAAGCGGCGCAACGACATCCGCAACCAGTTCAAGCTGCCGCCGCATCTCAAGGTCAAGAACTTTGACGGAGTCTTTCAGGTAAAT GAGGCAGCAGGGCCGGAGGAGTACGGGATCCCGGCCAACACGTTGGACCCGTCTATTAGCTGGAAGGACGTCTACTGGCTGCAGTCCATCACGAGGCTGCCAATCATCATCAAGGGCATCCTGACCAAGGAGGACGCCGAGCTGGCGGTGGAGCACGGCGTCCAGGGCATCATCGTGTCCAACCACGGTGGGAGGCAGCTGGACGGCGGCCCAGCCTCG ATTGACGCCCTGTCTGAGATCGTGGACACGGTGCAGGGCCGCATCGAGGTCTACCTGGACGGGGGCATCCGGACGGGCAGCGATGTACTGAAAGCATTGGCCTTGGGGGCCAAGTGTGTGTTCATCGGCCGCCCGGCAGTGTGGGGCCTCGCATACAAG GGGGAGGAGGGAGTGAGGGAGGTGTTGCAGATTCTAAACGACGAGTTCCGCCTGTCCATGGCTTTATCGG GTTGCCGGAATGTGGCGGAAATCAACAGGAACCTCATCCAGTTTTCCAAACTGTGA
- the hao2 gene encoding 2-Hydroxyacid oxidase 2 isoform X2, producing MVAVLLTKLTFDLSSLRHLGRFWRCTYDFQGVTLSELLVFNKTTAVWERAADTVVIHLLSTNSYSAVHSWCFLVQKKSWSKHRHGGVVFSCQKRDGGGEELPTVMKRVTERGHEEGACPLTRPRHMRAEALKAADSTTVEGYDSVRWVEVVLRERMSICNREGGQCAEMAMVCLTDFEEYAKEHLSKATWDYYAAGADECCTRDDNLLAYKRIRLRPRILRDVSVSDTRTTVQGAEISFPVGIAPTAFHCLAWHEGEMATARATEALNTCYITSTYSTCSVEEIVAAAPNGYRWFQLYVYRDRKLSEQIVHRVESLGFKALVLTVDVPYTGKRRNDIRNQFKLPPHLKVKNFDGVFQEAAGPEEYGIPANTLDPSISWKDVYWLQSITRLPIIIKGILTKEDAELAVEHGVQGIIVSNHGGRQLDGGPASIDALSEIVDTVQGRIEVYLDGGIRTGSDVLKALALGAKCVFIGRPAVWGLAYKGEEGVREVLQILNDEFRLSMALSGCRNVAEINRNLIQFSKL from the exons ATGGTTGCCGTCCTTTTGACGAAACTGACGTTCGATTTGTCCAG tTTGCGCCATCTCGGGCGATTTTGGCGATGCACATACGATTTCCAAGGCGTTACTTTGTCCGAACTCCT TGTGTTTAATAAAACAACAGCTGTCTGGGAGAGAGCAGCAGACACCGTCGTCATTCACCTCCTTTCTACCAACTCGTACAG TGCAGTCCACTCTTGGTGCTTTctagtccaaaaaaaaagttggtccaAGCACCGCCATGGGGGGGTGGTGTTCAGCTGCCAAAAGAGAGATGGAGGGGGGGAGGAGCTTCCCACTGTGATGAAGCGGGTGACCGAGAGGGGCCATGAGGAGGGGGCCTGCCCTCTGACACGACCTCGTCACATGAGAGCGGAAGCGCTGAAGGCCGCTGACAGCACAACAGTTGAAG GTTATGACTCTGTCAGGTGGGTTGAAGTTGTGCTGAGAGAGAGAATGAGCATTTGTAACCG AGAGGGAGGTCAGTGTGCGGAGATGGCCATGGTTTGCCTGACAGACTTTGAGGAGTATGCCAAGGAGCACCTGTCCAAGGCCACATGGGACTACTACGCCGCCGGAGCAGATGAGTGCTGTACCCGAGATGACAACCTGCTGGCCTACAAGCG GATCCGTTTGAGACCTCGCATTCTGCGCGACGTGTCCGTGAGTGACACCCGGACTACGGTGCAGGGCGCGGAGATCAGCTTCCCGGTTGGCATTGCACCAACCGCCTTCCACTGTCTGGCGTGGCACGAGGGCGAGATGGCCACAGCAAGAG CAACTGAGGCGCTCAACACGTGTTACATCACCAGCACCTACTCCACCTGCTCGGTGGAGGAGATTGTGGCGGCGGCGCCCAACGGCTACCGCTGGTTCCAGCTCTACGTGTACCGGGACCGCAAGCTGTCCGAGCAGATTGTGCACCGCGTGGAGTCGCTGGGCTTCAAGGCCCTGGTGCTCACCGTCGACGTGCCGTACACGGGCAAGCGGCGCAACGACATCCGCAACCAGTTCAAGCTGCCGCCGCATCTCAAGGTCAAGAACTTTGACGGAGTCTTTCAG GAGGCAGCAGGGCCGGAGGAGTACGGGATCCCGGCCAACACGTTGGACCCGTCTATTAGCTGGAAGGACGTCTACTGGCTGCAGTCCATCACGAGGCTGCCAATCATCATCAAGGGCATCCTGACCAAGGAGGACGCCGAGCTGGCGGTGGAGCACGGCGTCCAGGGCATCATCGTGTCCAACCACGGTGGGAGGCAGCTGGACGGCGGCCCAGCCTCG ATTGACGCCCTGTCTGAGATCGTGGACACGGTGCAGGGCCGCATCGAGGTCTACCTGGACGGGGGCATCCGGACGGGCAGCGATGTACTGAAAGCATTGGCCTTGGGGGCCAAGTGTGTGTTCATCGGCCGCCCGGCAGTGTGGGGCCTCGCATACAAG GGGGAGGAGGGAGTGAGGGAGGTGTTGCAGATTCTAAACGACGAGTTCCGCCTGTCCATGGCTTTATCGG GTTGCCGGAATGTGGCGGAAATCAACAGGAACCTCATCCAGTTTTCCAAACTGTGA